A genome region from Methanococcoides burtonii DSM 6242 includes the following:
- a CDS encoding NifB/NifX family molybdenum-iron cluster-binding protein, whose protein sequence is MKVAIPSSETGGLEDYVELHFGKAPTYTTYDTETETVEIIENTSVHMGGKGIPPELLKDAGVDIVLCSGVGQKIVELLEKKGIEIFVGADETVKDAIDSWKAGKLYKPKTINIEKDSGLGITKHQL, encoded by the coding sequence ATGAAAGTTGCCATACCATCTTCAGAGACCGGGGGATTAGAAGACTACGTTGAGCTTCATTTTGGAAAAGCTCCTACCTATACGACATATGATACAGAGACCGAAACAGTAGAGATAATTGAAAATACAAGCGTTCATATGGGTGGAAAAGGGATACCTCCCGAACTGCTAAAAGATGCAGGAGTGGATATTGTCCTCTGTTCCGGTGTCGGACAGAAGATAGTTGAGCTTCTTGAAAAAAAAGGGATAGAGATATTCGTAGGTGCTGATGAAACTGTGAAGGATGCAATTGATTCATGGAAAGCAGGAAAGCTTTACAAACCAAAGACCATAAATATCGAAAAGGATAGTGGCCTTGGAATAACAAAGCATCAACTGTGA
- a CDS encoding P-loop NTPase yields the protein MKIAIASGKGGTGKTTVAVNLALSIPNSHLIDCDVEEPHLLQWQKMQ from the coding sequence ATAAAAATCGCAATCGCAAGTGGAAAAGGCGGCACCGGTAAAACCACCGTTGCCGTAAACCTTGCCCTTTCAATACCCAATTCACACCTTATAGATTGCGATGTGGAAGAGCCTCATTTGCTGCAATGGCAAAAAATGCAGTGA
- a CDS encoding NifB/NifX family molybdenum-iron cluster-binding protein produces MKVCVPSANNGGLDDIVGQHFGMVPTYTVMDIENNSVEIVENTSEHKGGVGLPPELLSKAGVNIMLCGGLGQSAVNMFCEYGIDVFVGAQGTVETAINDWKEGNLVSPTSENVCQGHGHDEDDHQH; encoded by the coding sequence ATGAAAGTATGTGTACCTTCAGCAAATAATGGCGGATTAGATGACATCGTAGGACAGCACTTCGGAATGGTTCCGACATATACTGTGATGGATATCGAAAATAACTCTGTCGAAATAGTAGAGAACACAAGCGAGCATAAGGGTGGTGTCGGATTACCACCGGAACTTCTTTCAAAAGCTGGTGTTAACATAATGCTTTGTGGCGGTCTTGGCCAAAGTGCAGTAAACATGTTCTGCGAATATGGAATAGATGTTTTTGTCGGTGCACAGGGAACTGTGGAGACAGCTATCAATGACTGGAAAGAAGGAAATCTTGTTAGCCCGACCAGCGAAAATGTCTGTCAGGGTCATGGACATGATGAAGACGATCACCAACATTAA
- a CDS encoding NifB/NifX family molybdenum-iron cluster-binding protein yields MKICITSRGTDLFSQCDPRFGRCPYFVIVDHDSMSFEALENPGPLAEGGAGIKAAQALTALNVDVLLTGNMGPNASSVLDAAGIKVYTGIEGTVEDTVSQYRKGQLDLIGDATTSTQHKINSGSKPELSGPKCNKRQ; encoded by the coding sequence ATGAAAATATGCATAACGTCCAGAGGAACTGACCTTTTCAGCCAGTGTGACCCTCGTTTTGGCAGATGCCCTTACTTTGTCATTGTTGATCATGACTCCATGTCCTTTGAAGCTCTTGAGAACCCGGGACCTTTAGCAGAAGGAGGAGCAGGCATAAAGGCTGCACAAGCATTGACCGCCCTTAACGTTGATGTCCTTCTTACAGGAAATATGGGACCAAATGCCTCCTCAGTGCTAGATGCAGCTGGGATAAAAGTATATACAGGCATCGAAGGTACAGTTGAGGACACGGTTTCACAATATAGAAAAGGACAACTGGACCTTATCGGAGATGCTACCACTTCCACTCAACACAAAATAAACTCAGGATCAAAACCGGAACTTTCCGGACCAAAATGTAATAAGAGGCAATAA
- a CDS encoding ATP-binding protein → MAKNAVMADCDVDTPNLHLLLRPKIMETHAFYGMDKAKIDLERCNECYNCQNSCNFDAIDEHLIVNQHKCEGCGVCEYVCENDAIKMVTKISGNVFRSATNHGTMVHAELGIGEEVSGKLVSAVKERSRSIALENENDLLITDSPPGTGCPVLATITGAHLALIVTEPSLSGMHDLERVLQVTEHFEIPAIVCINKYDINENNSRTIEAFCHERNIEVAGKLPYYPSTNLAMMEETTIIEYSQNVLSEGIKALWGRVVSELDKEEEATALNEMMI, encoded by the coding sequence ATGGCAAAAAATGCAGTGATGGCTGACTGTGATGTCGATACACCGAACCTTCACCTCCTCCTAAGACCAAAGATAATGGAAACACACGCATTCTATGGCATGGATAAAGCAAAAATAGACCTTGAAAGATGTAACGAGTGCTATAATTGTCAAAATTCCTGCAACTTTGATGCAATAGATGAACACCTTATCGTAAATCAACACAAGTGTGAGGGGTGTGGGGTCTGTGAATATGTTTGTGAAAACGATGCCATAAAGATGGTGACAAAAATATCCGGCAATGTTTTTAGATCTGCAACGAACCATGGAACAATGGTGCATGCAGAATTAGGAATAGGAGAAGAAGTAAGTGGGAAACTTGTGAGTGCTGTTAAAGAACGTTCACGTTCAATTGCACTTGAAAATGAGAACGACCTTTTAATAACTGACAGCCCACCGGGTACAGGATGTCCGGTACTTGCAACGATAACAGGAGCGCACTTGGCATTGATAGTGACCGAACCAAGCTTATCAGGAATGCATGATCTGGAAAGGGTCTTACAGGTTACAGAACATTTTGAGATACCTGCCATTGTATGCATCAACAAATACGACATCAATGAGAATAATTCAAGGACGATAGAAGCGTTCTGTCATGAAAGGAATATAGAGGTTGCAGGGAAACTTCCTTACTACCCATCAACTAATCTGGCTATGATGGAAGAAACGACTATTATTGAATACAGTCAGAATGTTCTTTCGGAAGGGATCAAAGCATTATGGGGACGTGTTGTTTCAGAACTTGATAAGGAAGAGGAAGCCACTGCTTTAAACGAGATGATGATATGA
- a CDS encoding undecaprenyl-diphosphate phosphatase, which translates to MLSLSEAIILGIVQGLAEWLPISSEGMTSLVMVTFFGRSLSEAIPISIWLHLGTLLAAIVYFREDVKVLLYGVPDYVRSFSRKQPHDPVISFLLISTALTGIVGLPLLLFVTDNVEISGGSATAVIGIMLIVTGILQRTVSRDESLSRVPGMSDSLVSGVAQGFAAIPGISRSGITMSALLLRKFDAADAIRLSFLMSIPAVLVAEIGVGLMGMVELDINSIVGLFFAFAFGLVTIDLFLKVAKKVDFSYFCIGLGVLSVLTMFL; encoded by the coding sequence ATGTTATCCCTCTCTGAAGCTATCATTCTTGGCATTGTACAGGGTCTGGCAGAGTGGCTCCCAATAAGCAGTGAAGGTATGACCTCGCTTGTGATGGTCACTTTCTTTGGTCGTTCCCTTTCTGAAGCTATTCCTATTTCCATTTGGCTTCATCTGGGAACATTGCTTGCTGCTATTGTTTATTTCAGGGAGGATGTGAAAGTGCTTCTTTATGGGGTCCCTGATTATGTTCGTAGCTTCTCTAGAAAACAACCTCATGATCCGGTGATAAGTTTTCTCCTTATCTCGACGGCACTTACAGGGATCGTGGGTCTTCCTCTATTATTGTTCGTCACTGATAATGTTGAGATCTCGGGTGGTTCTGCAACAGCTGTGATCGGTATAATGTTAATAGTTACAGGTATTCTACAAAGGACGGTTTCCAGAGATGAATCTCTTTCCAGAGTTCCCGGAATGTCAGATTCATTGGTCTCGGGAGTTGCACAGGGATTTGCAGCAATACCTGGGATCAGCCGGTCGGGTATCACGATGTCCGCACTATTGTTGCGTAAATTCGATGCTGCAGATGCTATAAGGTTGAGCTTTCTCATGAGCATCCCTGCGGTGTTGGTAGCAGAGATAGGAGTCGGACTGATGGGGATGGTCGAATTGGACATCAATTCGATTGTGGGTTTGTTCTTTGCTTTTGCTTTTGGTCTGGTCACCATCGACCTGTTCCTGAAAGTTGCGAAGAAAGTAGATTTCTCTTATTTTTGCATCGGGCTTGGTGTTCTGAGTGTTCTGACCATGTTCCTTTAA
- the pylD gene encoding 3-methylornithyl-N6-L-lysine dehydrogenase PylD, with the protein MALLTPEDLEDLLNKLRQSNETIKASTGKGITEICEEVYGTRPASQKVAIVPITAGNGIIGNFSSSLLAITEYFGLEGYITDHPDITGYHQAVSDGADILLMADDHMFIAHNLKNGKIAANHICTGVIYSEIASRFIHAGSKDVMVIGLGRVGYAGAEHLVKKGFNVYAYDPNTEFMEKAIEELGVNAYDSADHKKFSMVFEATPNANTISEGMITDRCLISTPGIPCALPAELAENGDIDLVMEPLVIGAAAMLYSVF; encoded by the coding sequence ATGGCATTATTAACACCTGAGGATCTGGAAGATCTTTTGAACAAACTTAGACAGAGCAATGAAACAATCAAGGCATCTACCGGAAAGGGCATCACGGAAATATGTGAAGAGGTCTATGGCACACGACCAGCCTCCCAAAAGGTTGCAATCGTGCCCATAACCGCAGGCAATGGAATAATTGGCAATTTTTCTTCATCGCTGCTCGCAATAACCGAATATTTCGGACTTGAAGGTTATATTACAGACCATCCCGACATAACCGGATATCATCAGGCAGTTTCCGATGGGGCGGACATACTTCTAATGGCAGATGACCACATGTTCATAGCCCACAACCTGAAGAATGGAAAGATAGCGGCCAACCATATATGCACAGGTGTGATCTATTCCGAGATAGCATCAAGGTTTATACATGCAGGATCAAAGGATGTGATGGTAATAGGCCTTGGTCGTGTAGGTTATGCCGGTGCCGAACATCTGGTGAAGAAAGGGTTCAATGTGTACGCTTATGACCCGAACACCGAATTCATGGAAAAGGCAATTGAAGAGCTTGGAGTCAACGCATACGATAGTGCAGACCATAAGAAGTTCTCCATGGTCTTCGAGGCAACCCCTAACGCTAATACGATATCAGAAGGAATGATCACAGACAGATGCCTCATATCGACTCCGGGAATACCCTGCGCGCTTCCAGCCGAACTCGCTGAGAACGGTGATATCGACCTGGTAATGGAACCACTGGTCATAGGTGCCGCAGCAATGCTCTATTCAGTGTTCTGA
- the pylB gene encoding methylornithine synthase PylB, giving the protein MFEKMDQNDLEDYAEQIITGSEVSDENIRAMLQISDPDDMEKLHYVARHIRDNFFGNKVFMYSFVYFSTHCKNNCAFCYYNRENDIERYRLTLEDIKKICQVLKTEEIHMVDLTMGEDPYFHNNPERLAELVRTVKEEVGKPIMISPGVVDNETLMLLKENGANFLALYQETYDKELFGKLRVEQSFEERINSRNHAKRIGYLVEDGILTAVEPDIESTLISLRGLGTSNPDMVRVMTFLPQKGTPLEGKDVEGSEAELRMISILRLMYPNLLIPASLDLEGIDGMVHRLNSGANVVTSIISSNSALEGVVNYDREHAERDRDVKSVIYRLKTMGMEPAKQSDFEKLLGQ; this is encoded by the coding sequence TTGTTTGAGAAAATGGACCAAAATGATCTGGAAGACTATGCTGAGCAGATAATTACCGGATCAGAGGTTTCCGATGAGAACATCAGGGCAATGCTTCAGATAAGCGATCCTGATGATATGGAAAAACTGCATTATGTGGCACGCCACATACGGGATAATTTCTTTGGGAACAAAGTGTTCATGTACAGTTTCGTGTACTTTTCCACACACTGCAAGAACAATTGCGCTTTCTGTTATTACAACCGTGAGAATGACATCGAGAGGTATCGCCTGACACTTGAGGACATAAAGAAGATATGCCAGGTCCTCAAGACAGAAGAGATACACATGGTAGACCTCACCATGGGAGAGGACCCCTATTTCCATAACAATCCTGAACGTCTGGCAGAACTTGTCAGAACAGTGAAGGAAGAAGTGGGAAAACCAATAATGATATCCCCGGGAGTTGTTGATAATGAGACCCTTATGCTGTTGAAGGAGAACGGGGCAAACTTCCTTGCACTATACCAGGAGACCTATGACAAGGAGCTTTTTGGAAAGCTGAGGGTTGAACAATCCTTTGAGGAAAGGATCAACTCCAGGAACCATGCAAAAAGGATAGGTTATCTTGTTGAAGATGGGATCCTAACAGCAGTGGAACCGGATATAGAATCCACACTTATCTCACTGAGAGGACTTGGAACATCCAATCCCGATATGGTAAGGGTCATGACATTTTTGCCTCAAAAAGGCACACCTCTGGAAGGAAAAGATGTTGAGGGAAGTGAAGCGGAACTCAGGATGATCTCAATACTTCGATTGATGTATCCAAACCTACTCATTCCGGCATCACTTGACCTTGAAGGTATTGACGGAATGGTGCACAGGCTAAACTCCGGTGCCAATGTGGTCACCTCCATAATCTCATCCAATTCAGCACTTGAAGGTGTTGTGAACTATGACAGAGAACATGCTGAGAGGGACAGGGATGTTAAGAGCGTTATCTACCGACTGAAGACAATGGGAATGGAACCTGCTAAACAAAGCGATTTCGAGAAGTTGTTGGGGCAATAG
- a CDS encoding DUF1847 domain-containing protein, with amino-acid sequence MRCSDCDSKDCYRGKNCAPKDILADYKGEDLEIMKVASGIEAKYYMQKTRLEEIILFTKELGYEKVGVAFCIGLEKEAKVFCEILEKHMTVESVCCKVCGVEKDTYGLDKMQEENIEVSCNPIAQANILNRAGTQLNIAIGLCLGHDMLFNKHSEAPVTTFIVKDRVLAHNPAGALYSKYYTKNVFEMGKE; translated from the coding sequence ATGAGATGTTCTGATTGTGACAGTAAGGATTGTTACCGTGGAAAGAATTGTGCACCCAAGGATATTCTTGCAGATTATAAAGGTGAAGACCTGGAGATCATGAAAGTTGCTTCCGGGATCGAAGCAAAATACTACATGCAAAAAACACGGCTTGAAGAGATAATCCTTTTTACAAAGGAACTTGGATACGAAAAGGTCGGAGTTGCTTTTTGCATAGGGCTTGAAAAGGAAGCTAAAGTATTCTGTGAGATACTGGAGAAACATATGACAGTAGAGTCTGTTTGTTGTAAGGTCTGTGGTGTGGAGAAAGATACCTATGGCCTGGACAAAATGCAGGAAGAAAATATAGAAGTATCCTGCAATCCAATTGCCCAGGCAAATATACTGAACCGTGCAGGAACACAACTGAACATCGCAATCGGTCTGTGCCTTGGTCACGATATGCTTTTCAACAAGCACAGTGAAGCACCTGTTACAACATTCATAGTCAAGGACAGGGTGCTGGCACACAACCCCGCAGGGGCTCTTTATTCAAAATATTATACGAAGAACGTATTTGAAATGGGGAAGGAATAA
- the pylC gene encoding 3-methylornithine--L-lysine ligase PylC: MTTVCLIGGKLQGFEVTYLAKKAGMGVVLIDKNRKPLIRNVVDELFCFDITEEPERFIEISKNVDAIIPVNENLDTLNFIRDISNKLDCPVLFDFDAYHISMDKKRSKEYFTSIDIPTPGDRPSQPPYFVKPPCESSSIGTHIIYDDSELADVGPNMLVEEYLEGNVISLEVIGDGKHFAVVKETKVHIDDTYDCHMITPVEHDPKFREISYRLAQGLNLKGIMDVEAIVSEKGLKILEIDARFPSQTPIVVYHSSGMNLVALLMQAFTEGVTEIERAPEKSYCIFEHLKWDSSGLIPVGEHILSMGERYELFHEEENLEIFHSSGENDVFTLISRGKDIESTEEVRSKGIMRIEDHFNGEW; the protein is encoded by the coding sequence ATGACGACAGTATGTCTTATAGGAGGGAAACTTCAGGGATTCGAAGTGACCTATCTTGCGAAGAAAGCGGGAATGGGAGTTGTTCTGATAGACAAGAACAGGAAACCCCTTATTCGCAATGTTGTTGATGAGCTGTTCTGCTTTGACATAACTGAAGAACCGGAAAGGTTCATCGAAATATCAAAGAATGTCGATGCCATTATCCCGGTAAATGAGAACCTTGATACACTGAACTTTATAAGGGACATCAGCAACAAGCTTGATTGCCCTGTTCTTTTTGATTTTGATGCGTACCATATCAGCATGGATAAGAAACGCTCAAAGGAATATTTTACTTCCATCGACATACCTACCCCTGGCGACAGACCTTCGCAACCACCTTATTTTGTAAAACCACCCTGTGAGAGCAGTAGCATTGGCACACACATAATCTATGATGATAGCGAACTTGCCGATGTCGGACCGAATATGCTTGTTGAGGAGTACCTTGAAGGCAATGTGATCTCACTTGAAGTAATCGGGGATGGCAAACATTTTGCAGTCGTGAAGGAAACAAAAGTGCATATCGATGATACATATGACTGTCACATGATAACCCCGGTAGAGCATGATCCGAAGTTCAGGGAAATATCATACAGACTTGCTCAAGGACTCAACCTTAAAGGTATCATGGATGTGGAAGCCATTGTTTCTGAAAAAGGATTGAAGATCCTTGAGATAGATGCACGTTTCCCAAGCCAGACACCTATTGTTGTATACCATTCAAGTGGGATGAACCTTGTCGCATTACTTATGCAGGCGTTCACCGAAGGCGTGACCGAGATAGAAAGGGCGCCTGAGAAAAGTTATTGTATATTCGAACATCTGAAATGGGATAGTTCAGGATTGATACCTGTGGGAGAGCACATACTTTCCATGGGTGAGCGATACGAATTATTCCATGAGGAAGAGAACCTTGAGATATTCCATTCAAGTGGAGAGAACGATGTGTTCACACTCATCTCAAGGGGCAAGGACATTGAGAGTACAGAAGAGGTTCGCAGCAAAGGCATAATGCGGATCGAAGATCATTTTAATGGGGAGTGGTGA
- the mtbA gene encoding methylcobamide:CoM methyltransferase MtbA: protein MTEYTPKTRLAAVLNQTEKVDRMPAICVTQTGTVEQMEACGIFWPEANYDAKMLAGLAAAGHTEIGFEAIRVPFDITAEAEFFGCGIKDGTKVQQPSVINHVVNSLDDLKPFEGYDINDSSKRISTILESIKIVADEYGAELPIIGSMIGPFSLAQHLTGDSWFMDIMTKEEYGLAIMEFTTEFGIAYANAQIDNGADTLSIIDPTASYSLIGGEFYKKFVVPFHAKLVEAMHARNVPVVLHVCGDTTDGLAIMESAGVDAISVDQNVNAATAVSKVEKALIVGNLDPVNCLWNTSVETVTAESERVLKELDGKGLLAPGCGIVSQTPSAHLRAMVEVAKSYKY from the coding sequence ATGACTGAATACACACCAAAGACAAGATTAGCAGCTGTACTTAATCAGACCGAGAAAGTTGACAGAATGCCAGCTATCTGTGTTACACAGACCGGTACCGTTGAGCAGATGGAAGCATGTGGCATCTTCTGGCCAGAAGCAAACTACGATGCGAAGATGCTTGCAGGCCTTGCAGCAGCAGGACACACCGAAATAGGATTCGAAGCTATCCGTGTTCCTTTCGACATCACCGCAGAAGCTGAGTTCTTCGGCTGTGGCATCAAGGACGGTACAAAAGTACAGCAACCATCCGTTATCAACCACGTTGTAAACAGCCTTGATGACCTCAAGCCATTCGAAGGCTATGACATCAACGACTCATCAAAGAGAATCTCAACGATCCTCGAGTCCATCAAGATCGTAGCAGATGAGTATGGAGCAGAGCTTCCAATCATCGGCAGTATGATCGGTCCTTTCTCCCTTGCACAGCACCTCACCGGCGACTCCTGGTTCATGGACATAATGACAAAGGAAGAGTATGGTCTTGCAATCATGGAGTTCACAACCGAATTCGGAATCGCATACGCAAATGCACAGATCGACAACGGTGCAGACACATTGTCCATCATCGACCCAACAGCAAGCTACTCGCTCATTGGCGGAGAATTCTACAAGAAATTCGTAGTACCATTCCACGCAAAGCTCGTTGAAGCAATGCACGCACGCAATGTTCCTGTAGTTCTCCACGTCTGTGGTGACACAACAGACGGTCTTGCAATCATGGAGAGCGCAGGTGTAGATGCGATCAGTGTTGACCAGAACGTAAATGCAGCAACCGCTGTATCAAAGGTAGAGAAAGCACTCATCGTCGGTAACCTTGACCCAGTCAACTGCCTCTGGAACACATCTGTTGAGACAGTCACAGCAGAGTCCGAGAGAGTACTCAAGGAACTCGACGGCAAGGGACTTCTCGCACCAGGATGCGGTATTGTAAGCCAGACCCCATCCGCACACCTTCGTGCAATGGTTGAAGTCGCAAAGAGCTACAAATACTAA
- a CDS encoding MBL fold metallo-hydrolase, with protein MEITVVYDNNSGRGLGKGWGFSCSIETDDKKILFDTGWDGGLLLENMATLGMDIREYDILLLSHQHWDHIGGLPAVLNANPKIEVYTLASFSEKLKKEIQKRTKLNEINGMCKIAEGVYSTGELGDIVKEQALLLDTDKGIYVISGCAHPGLPAIMEVAGSIGNVRGIIGGLHDCQDIEAMRDLELIGAGHCTSNIDAIKEKYPNSFVHIEAGYCIHI; from the coding sequence ATGGAGATCACTGTTGTCTATGACAACAATTCCGGAAGAGGATTGGGGAAAGGATGGGGATTTTCCTGTTCGATCGAGACCGATGATAAGAAGATATTGTTCGATACCGGTTGGGATGGCGGGCTTTTATTAGAGAACATGGCAACTCTTGGAATGGATATAAGAGAATACGATATTCTGCTATTATCTCACCAGCATTGGGACCATATCGGAGGACTGCCTGCGGTCCTGAATGCGAACCCAAAAATAGAGGTCTATACTTTGGCATCGTTTTCGGAAAAGCTCAAGAAAGAGATACAAAAACGTACAAAGCTCAATGAGATAAATGGGATGTGCAAAATTGCAGAAGGGGTATACTCCACCGGCGAACTGGGAGATATTGTCAAAGAGCAGGCACTATTGCTGGATACGGACAAAGGTATCTATGTCATAAGCGGCTGTGCACATCCCGGATTGCCAGCGATAATGGAAGTTGCGGGTTCAATTGGAAATGTTCGTGGGATCATCGGTGGATTGCACGATTGCCAGGACATTGAAGCAATGCGGGACCTCGAACTCATAGGTGCTGGACACTGTACATCGAACATTGATGCTATTAAAGAGAAGTATCCAAACAGTTTTGTTCATATTGAAGCGGGCTATTGTATACACATCTGA
- the pylS gene encoding pyrrolysine--tRNA(Pyl) ligase, whose product MEKQLLDVLVELNGVWLSRSGLLHGIRNFEITTKHIHIETDCGARFTVRNSRSSRSARSLRHNKYRKPCKRCRPADEQIDRFVKKTFKEKRQTVSVFSSPKKHVPKKPKVAVIKSFSISTPSPKEASVSNSIPTPSISVVKDEVKVPEVKYTPSQIERLKTLMSPDDKIPIQDELPEFKVLEKELIQRRRDDLKKMYEEDREDRLGKLERDITEFFVDRGFLEIKSPIMIPFEYIERMGIDKDDHLNKQIFRVDESMCLRPMLAPCLYNYLRKLDKVLPDPIRIFEIGPCYRKESDGSSHLEEFTMVNFCQMGSGCTRENMEALIDEFLEHLGIEYEIEADNCMVYGDTIDIMHGDLELSSAVVGPIPLDREWGVNKPWMGAGFGLERLLKVRHNYTNIRRASRSELYYNGINTNL is encoded by the coding sequence ATGGAAAAGCAATTACTGGACGTTCTAGTAGAGCTCAACGGAGTATGGCTATCGCGAAGCGGATTGCTTCATGGGATAAGGAACTTTGAGATAACCACTAAACATATTCACATTGAGACCGACTGTGGTGCAAGGTTCACTGTGAGAAATTCCAGATCAAGCCGTTCTGCAAGATCATTAAGGCATAACAAATATCGCAAACCCTGCAAACGCTGTCGTCCGGCAGATGAGCAGATCGACCGTTTTGTTAAGAAGACCTTTAAAGAGAAAAGGCAGACTGTCAGCGTATTCTCCAGTCCGAAGAAACATGTCCCGAAAAAGCCAAAAGTGGCTGTCATTAAATCCTTTTCTATTTCTACACCCAGCCCTAAGGAGGCAAGTGTGTCAAACTCAATACCAACTCCTTCTATAAGTGTCGTAAAAGATGAAGTGAAAGTACCAGAAGTAAAGTACACACCTTCACAGATCGAGAGACTAAAGACCCTGATGTCCCCTGATGACAAGATACCAATCCAGGACGAGTTACCTGAGTTCAAGGTGCTTGAGAAAGAACTGATACAGAGGCGACGTGACGACCTTAAGAAGATGTACGAGGAAGACAGAGAAGACCGTCTTGGTAAACTTGAGAGGGACATAACCGAATTCTTCGTGGACAGAGGATTCCTGGAAATAAAATCACCTATAATGATACCTTTCGAATATATCGAAAGGATGGGGATAGACAAGGATGATCACCTCAACAAGCAGATATTCCGTGTTGATGAGAGCATGTGTCTGCGACCTATGCTGGCACCATGCCTTTACAATTATCTGCGCAAACTTGACAAGGTGCTTCCGGACCCCATAAGAATATTCGAGATAGGACCATGCTACCGCAAAGAATCAGATGGTAGCAGCCATCTTGAAGAGTTTACCATGGTGAACTTCTGCCAGATGGGATCAGGATGTACAAGAGAGAACATGGAAGCGCTCATAGATGAGTTCCTTGAGCATCTTGGAATAGAATACGAGATAGAGGCTGACAACTGCATGGTCTATGGAGATACCATTGACATCATGCATGGCGACCTTGAACTGTCATCCGCAGTGGTAGGGCCAATCCCGCTTGACAGAGAATGGGGTGTGAATAAACCGTGGATGGGAGCAGGATTCGGTCTTGAAAGACTACTAAAGGTCAGGCACAATTACACGAACATACGCCGTGCAAGCCGTTCTGAACTATACTACAACGGAATCAATACGAATCTATGA